The following proteins are encoded in a genomic region of Sulfurospirillum arsenophilum NBRC 109478:
- a CDS encoding c-type cytochrome, whose protein sequence is MKKYSILCLFIVLAFNACSDKKEEKNVQVIEKNVSQQAGKIEVVENDNFKEEKVQVKKDDSNESKNFYYDYHQETKAHAQKEEESNYTPLGAVLKARSPYEHVEVSLLVNQLSKNFIVKCSACHNHYANGIIGPSLLSKDSAYIFKTISQYKTGEKKNVLMKELIEQMDDKEIKALADEIYTFNQEVKKLKERQK, encoded by the coding sequence ATGAAAAAATATTCCATTCTTTGTTTATTTATTGTACTAGCGTTCAATGCTTGCTCTGACAAAAAAGAAGAAAAAAATGTTCAGGTAATTGAAAAAAATGTATCACAACAAGCTGGCAAAATTGAAGTGGTTGAAAATGATAATTTTAAAGAGGAAAAAGTTCAAGTCAAAAAAGACGACAGCAATGAGAGTAAAAACTTTTATTACGACTATCATCAAGAGACAAAAGCGCATGCACAAAAAGAAGAAGAAAGCAACTACACACCGCTGGGTGCAGTGCTTAAAGCAAGAAGCCCTTATGAACATGTCGAAGTTAGCCTGCTTGTAAATCAACTCAGTAAAAATTTTATTGTTAAATGTTCTGCATGCCATAATCATTATGCCAATGGCATCATTGGTCCATCCCTTTTGAGTAAAGACAGTGCTTATATTTTTAAAACCATCTCTCAGTATAAAACCGGAGAGAAAAAGAACGTTTTAATGAAAGAACTTATTGAACAGATGGATGATAAAGAGATCAAAGCGTTAGCGGATGAAATTTATACGTTTAATCAAGAAGTTAAAAAATTAAAAGAGAGACAAAAATGA